The segment GGTATCAATTGTACTGGCCCAAGCCACAATGTGAAGAAATCACGGCGAGTCTCCTGAGCCGAGCAAAGGCTTCCGGATACAAGGTCCTGGTCGTTACTCTGGACACGTTCAACCTTGGGTGGAGGCCCACCGATCTTGATACCTGCTACCTACCTTTCATCTGGGGCCAAGGCTGCCAGATCGGCTTGTCAGATCCCGTGTTTAATCGCGTCTTCGAAGAGTCGCAAAAGAACGATACACGAGGCTCCCGCGAGAAGCTGGCTGAGCTGTGGTCAATGATAAGGCGACCAGGCACCGTTTATGGGGCTGCTCGCATACTGTGCAACGCAAAGCTGTTACAAAAGTCGAAAGCATGGATGGATGTAATCAATTCAGGCACGTATCGCGAATGGGAACACCTGAAAATTTTAAAGGGATTGTGGGATGGCCCGATTGTCCTTAAAGGGATCCAGACAGTTAACGACGCCCATCTTGCCATCGATTACGGAATCGATGGCATCATCGTGTCAAATCACGGCGGTCGACAGCTTGACGGAGCTATAGCGTCTCTGGACGCCCTCGCCGACATTGCGGCAGACGAAAAGGTCAAAGCCTCCAATTTGGCCCTCATCTTTGACAGTGGTGTACGAACCGGCTCAGACGTGCTCAAGGCGTTGGCATTAGGTGCAAAAGCGGTTTGCATCGGACGCCCTTATGTCTACGGACTGGCTGCTGGAGGACAACAAGGCGTAGAACATGTTCTGAGATGCTTGTTGGCAGATACGGACAACATGCTGGGAAATTGCGGCAAGAGGAGCATCCACGATCTGAGCAGGGATGATCTTCAGGTGGCGCCGCAGAGCAAGTTGTAAGCAAGCGAACGGTTATATGTATCGATGCGACTGCATCCGCAGGGTTATAGCCCTCATTAGTAGTTATGACACACTTATCTTAGCTGGCAATGCGCCATAGAAACACAACAAGCCCAGCTCAAACGGTCACAGAGCGTTGTTGAGCGATAATTTACCTTTCTGGGGCTATTGCGGAACCCAGTTATGTGAAACACGTTCCCAAGGGGCTGTCTCTGACAAATAATGGGCTACTCTTGGTGACAAGTTTCTCTCTTGCAACCTCCACCCTCTCTAGTCCCTGTCCAGGGAATACCTCTACGCCTAAAATACGCCTCAATAAAGTCTGCCAATGAACCGCCTGCAGTACTGCCACTGGGTTTTTTCAAAATCCAACCGGGGGAGCTTGCTAAGACACTGGAAAAGCCCACAAAACAGAGAGCAGGAGAAAACAGTCGGAATCGGCCTCCAGACCAGCCTCGAGGTAGTCGGCAATTCAATGGAGATGGTAATTAAGTATGGCATTTAAGTTTAAAATGTGTATGAGAGAAGAATAAGTCTAGTTTTACAGTAGTCCCATAACAACAGAGACTATAAAATCTATCAAAAACTTCTGTTGATCACTTGCTTTGCCCTTTTCAACGCAGGTTTCTCTATAGCGGGGGTTTTCCGCTACAGGGTTTACAACAACAAGCCAGGATGGCTATAAATCCCCTTTCCAGATCGTGCTATTTGGACAGCAGTTTGGACTAGCGAGGTAACCTTGGCGATTTCTGATCTAACAGCTACCCTCTCGACAGAGCCTGCTGCTTTCCCGACCTGATCCTATTGATGAGAGGGCTAGATATGCTAGGTAGGTCGAGGAGAAATTGACCGAAGTGGATGAGATCGCCAAGGAGCCTGATGAATCGGAGCAGCCTCAGACGCGAGCACCTCAGCGGCAAGAAGTTGCTCGACTGGAACCCCCGGAGCGGTTCAGCCATCGATATTTAGAGATTGATGGATTACGTCACCAACAGGGACCAAGACGAGCCCATACACTCATCAAGAGACAAGGACATAGGGGCCCGAAAACGAAGCTaaggctgaagatgatgcgGAAAATCTGCCAGATATGGGCAGAGTGTTATTCTGATATGCAAACAGAGCATGGGCGGGTTATTTTTCCGGGATGAACCGTCGCTTCGAGGCGTCGGTGCGAGTCATTCGGGGAGAAATCTAGCGATTATTCGGACCCAAGCTCGTTGTGGTCCAAGACTGCTACTCACCACCAGTGTTGCCAGCGATTAAGCAGTTGTGAGCATCGTCGTCATACCCGGGGGCCACCTGGTAGAGCTTCATCATCTAGCACTACTATGTATGTCGAGCTTGGGCTAGGGATCCTTTCGTCGGTACTTAGTTTAAAGGGTGTAGTTCCTACTCTTCCACTACCCCTTCCGTGGGGCAGAGTTTTATAAGGTTAAAGTCCTCTTACGTAAAACTATATGAGGCCTCCAGGTCGATATAATTTTTCAATACACGTTAAAGTTGCCCACCGTAGGGCGAGAAGTCAACCAGAAGGGCCATGACTGATCGGTTTAAAGCGACACTACAATGGTCAGCAGAAGAGTGGAAGGGTAGGACTCAGAGAGCCAAGCCAAAGGCGCGCCGACAAAAATACTATGGTACTGTTTTAATGAGGAAAGAAATGTTGGTCAGAACATGGAAGTCAAAGAAAGATTGTTCGATGAAGGATTGACGTTTGTGGATGGAGAGTGATGTTAtcggtgttgatgttgatagaagtggaagaagattgaACTAAGGTTGACGTTGTCTCAGGGAAAGGTGCGAGCAAGGATAAGGGCATTTATGCTGGAATCCTCTCCTTCAAGGGTGAATGACAATGAAAATGGGGGCTTCGCCATAGTCCAAGACACTGTCTTTATCAGAAGGACTAAAAACCTTTGGAACTTTCACGCTTTATCCCGAGCCTGTATCGTCTaattgttgtttatattgcgcagtagtgctaggtgaaaatatatattttatgaaacttgattgttcattagtgagatgagagttcttctcaggtttatatctctaaatgatttcatctaggactttaaactttaaatctaggactttcagactgttattctgaatcctgaagggaagggggatccccggattttccaacactAATGCGGCCTGCTATCATATTCGGCATCTTGCTGAATGGTAATGCTTTATCGCCTGGCTATAAGATCAACCACGTGGGCAATGGTGATGGCTGAGAGCCTCCTGCAAGGTCTGCCCGGCTACAACCCCACGTGACTGTAGCAACCAGTCTGCTTTGATAAGCGAGAAGCATGCATTATCGCTGCCCACTGAAAGCATCAAAATAAAGAAACACAGCGTGTTTCAATCGTGTCAGGCTCTTGTTTGACCGCGTTGGAGTCTCTGCTATTGGGCTTCCGATCACCACCTGGCTGCTTTCGTGGCCATTCTCGCTTATTCGGCTGTTGCCTTTGAGACGCGCGACGCTGGTTCAGCCTTGCCTACGTATGGTCCTCGAGGACTACAATCATGGTATGGTTGCCGGTAGAAATTAACTATTGTTATATCGTTTACCATGGTCCATAGAATGTCGCGTATCGTCACCGGTCGGATTTGTTCCACTAGTGGTTCAGGCCGTCTCCTGACGTAGCTTATAACTCTCGGCCGAGTATCTACGCTGTCCCACTAATCAACTGGGGAAGATGTGTCGTGGGAAAGGGGTGTTTTTATGAGGCAGCGTTGGCCTCGAGTCGTCCATGGCCCCTGGAGTAGGACGACGTAGTATCTTTCGGggccaacaagaagagcaagagcaCAGTCATGTGCCGACGAGTTTTTGCCGACGTTTTCCAGAAGGATTCGCAGggttttcttttcccttctgTCCATGTAAGGCAGTACTTCCATAGAGAGGACAGGGATTCAGTATGTCGGCACCTCCTCAGGGGCGAGGCAGGTATTTCTGCTTCAGGGGTGGTGGCCACAATGGTGCTGGTTCGGGGAGCCTGGTTTGGAGACTCCCCCGGGCCGTTCTGGGGCTCGGCATCTGTCCCGCCACGGTGGGTTTCTGCCGGTTGCCGCGCAGTCCGGGATTCTACTGGTAGAGTAGCTCCCTGCCGATCCGTCGGGTGCCGCAGAATCCCACGGAGTCGTTTTGATCGCGCCGGGCACTTTGTCACTTCGTCGGCCTCATTTGGTTCCAGGCAAATAACACATTGCTTAGGTCCCTCGAGATCTTGCGGTTTGTGACCCGGCTTACCGCAGGGCTTGTAGATCGGCAGCCGTCTGCGGCCACGCCGTTTGTTGATGATTTTGGCGGGTAAACTAGCTCCTGAGAGGTTCCAGAAGCGTTTGGTCGGTTCAAGAAAGGAGGGATACGATTGGGATTTTAGTTGGAAATCCGTCCGAATCGTAACGAGATGTCCTCAAGCTTATGGGGTTGAGCCCCGTTTGGCAGATGATCTCATCCTTTGTGGCTGTGTCCTAGTCGACCTCATTGCCTTGTAGATCTGTGGGCCGGCGAGGCATTCGCCACTACATACTGGTACCATTTCTGGCTGGGTTTGATTCTTATGGCTTCAGGTTCTTGGGACCACTCGTCCTTTTGTCGGATGAGAGCGTCGCGAGTGGCTGCATGGGCGGGACTGATCGCCCATCCGGAGGCAACCGGAATTGTGTGAATGGATCGAGGATTGAGTCTTGTTTTCCCAACGATGTGCATGCGGATGGCATAGTTGGTATGCTTTCTTGCGGAAATAATATCCATAGATAGGTACACATGTAAACTGTACAAAGAAACTCTACTGAAGCTCACCAACTTCGCTTACACAATGGTCAGCCTAAATATATAGTCAATAAAGAAACATTACGTCTACTGACTATAGAATGACTGTATATGGTGATTCTGATCCTGTAAGGCTATACGGGGTAAGAGATCTATGCATGCTGTGCTTTGGAAATGTTGTTAGTTAGAGGACCAAATTCCTCACCTCTCTTTGCCATTCTTTTTGGTCTTTGTCTGACACAACGGCAAGGAAATGCCTAGGCCAAGATTTCGACGGCAGCATATAGAAGACGAAATGGCAGAGGCTATATTGGATGTTACTCATGAAGGCTTTTCACCCCTTCAAGCCGCTCAGCGACAGGGAGTACCATGAAGGACTCTAATTAATGAGCTTAATGGCCGTAGGGCTCTAAAGGAGCAGATCCACCCCTAGTAACGCTTATTTACGAGCGAAGAGGATAGATTAGCTATCTTAATACTGTACTAGGAGTCCTGACAAAGTTGTATGCACCCGCTATTCCAGCCagttcatccagcatatcatcggcacaaagGCGCATTACTTCCGGGAGGGCATCCCGTCAGCGGGAACTCATCCCTCTCCAGCCTAGAAATCTCTTGCAAAGATAGATCAAGTAGCCTTCCATACCCTAAAGCAGGAAATCCATAGATGCGTATGATGGTGCAATAGTCGTATGTTGTGAGGTAGTGTTGTACAACAGTAAGGCCACGTGCAACGACCAAACGGGTAGAATTAAGATGCCGTGGCTCTATGTCTTCGTCTATGGCACTCTAGTCGTCTTGTAGACCTATATCCATAGGTGCCCCATCATCTCCAGCCTGTGGATTGAATACTAGACCTAATCCACCCTTCCCGGAGGGGACAATTAGTCCTTGTCGTAGTCAGTTACAGATACATTCCACCTTCTCGGGATTCTTGCAAGTAATTCGAAGCCGGTCCCACGAAGCAGTACGTCTAGCACTTGAGAATGCTCTCTCTGGCTCAGCTGTTTCAGGTGGGATGGAGAGGATATCGATAGCCATCCGACTGAGCCGTGGATACTGTGCCCGTTGCTCAAGACGAGACCACCACTCAAGAGGAGTACCGTCGATTTCAAGAGGTAGAGCGTTGATAAAGGAATCCAGATTGTCTGAATCGGTAGAAATATCCTTATGCTCCACCTCAATCGACcggaaaaaaaaaaaccgATAACCGACCATCCTCCTTCAAGGGTACCGGTGTAGGACGACGTTCTGGTTCATTTAAGATAGCAAGTCCTTGATACTCTGTCCCCCAGATGTCACGAGCACCAGCAATAGCTGTTTTGTGCCAATCTCGGGCCAATTTTGCTGAGTGTATGTTAGTCGCTTGGAAGGATCAAGTAGTAAGGCGGCAGCATAGACCGGACATCTTTAATCATAGTATAGTATTTGTCTAAGACGAACCAGCCCATCTCAATGGCATGGAGCATCCGAGTATCCATTGAGCCAGGCTGTGAGTGCTGAACCTTGGCACTCTCATAGTGGAGGAGTAGAGCATCCATCAAGAAGAGGGACTgggaaaaagaagagcaacTCCCCTCGGCATATAGAGTTGCTGATGCAAAAGACTCAAGGAATGCATTGGTTTTGGCCAGTAAATCCCAATCAGAACCACTGAGAACAGtatcttcaagctctctGCCATGCTCAAGTAGAAACTGATTGATCTGAACTTTCTTCCTAATGGCATTGTCGATCATCCTATACCAGGAGGACCATCGTGCGGCATTATCAATCCCAAGGCTGAGGCCGACAGCATCACGCCAGCTATCACTGTGGAGCGATGAGCTACGAAGCCAGACAGCAAGGTTATGGAGCATCTGGAGAGCTGGAATGCCTTGCCACCCAGTATAGTCCTCATCAATTCCAGTCTTCTGACTGGCCTTAGCTGTCGATTTGGGCCTTTTACCTTGCAGTACAGGCTCTTCCTGTTGTGATATGGTTTCTGCTAGTGTGGCGGCAAAGTTGTCGACCATATCCACACTCTCATCACTAATAGTAGCATTGAGGGCTGCTGTGAGAGCATCCTTAGATCGAGCAAGAAGGAAGGATGGCAAGGAGAGGCTAATGATATGACCAATGCACCGGATTCGACGCCTCTTGGGGTTGAAATCGATCCACTCTATGTCAGATAGGATCCAACTAGCTAGGGGACAAGCATACCTGGAGCTCTGCCTTCAGTTTCTCTGATAGTGCCTCCAAACACGTATTATTTGAAGTTTCATTGTCCCCTGTGTGGTAGCCTACTCTCAATATATCGAAGTTGCGTAGGACTTCCACAATCAAGGTTGCCTGGGCCTCACCACTATGACTGAATGGACATTCTGGCAGTCCTAAGAGCGCCTTTCGAAGTGTGTAGTTATAATCAACCCATTGGGCACACATTACTAGCATGGCATGGCGATGCGGTGATGTCCAGAGGTCAGTTGAGATATGGATCATCGATTGAGAACCCTGAATGAGATCTCTAAGCTGGGAAGCATATAGCCCATAGTTGGCATTTATGATCTTCATAGCCTGATCACGGGACGTAATCAGGCAGTCTTCAATGGCAGGATTGCATGTCAGGGCAAGACTCTTCATCTCAACCCAAGTAACTGAAGAGAATGTGACCCGACGCCGCGTGAGGAGTCCCACGATTGCCTCAACGTACCGTTGAGCATTGAAGACATTCCGAAGAGCACTGTCGGATGGTTGGAATGCTATGTATGAGTCTATGGATAGCTGCGTCGATGGCTGTGAGTTTTGAGACGTCTCACTAGCCTGGATAAGTTGCCGGTGTCGATTTTGATCATGGGTTATGGCATTGCTCGTGTATCCATTACTCCAGCGAGTTGAGCAGTGAAGACAGACGTA is part of the Fusarium oxysporum Fo47 chromosome VII, complete sequence genome and harbors:
- a CDS encoding FMN-dependent dehydrogenase is translated as MTGGHAKLLLNQPYTEPDPKSYSSFQRDIYQSFRPLIFSTKPSEWEALARSKVPVTNFGYVYDSASSGTTAKANLEAFNRYRLRPRFLVDATRRHVGIELFGTEYNSPLLVAPIGVQSIMHPDAEEATARACRSLGVPMILSTAATRTIEQVAEANADGHRWYQLYWPKPQCEEITASLLSRAKASGYKVLVVTLDTFNLGWRPTDLDTCYLPFIWGQGCQIGLSDPVFNRVFEESQKNDTRGSREKLAELWSMIRRPGTVYGAARILCNAKLLQKSKAWMDVINSGTYREWEHLKILKGLWDGPIVLKGIQTVNDAHLAIDYGIDGIIVSNHGGRQLDGAIASLDALADIAADEKVKASNLALIFDSGVRTGSDVLKALALGAKAVCIGRPYVYGLAAGGQQGVEHVLRCLLADTDNMLGNCGKRSIHDLSRDDLQVAPQSKL